Part of the Schaalia odontolytica genome is shown below.
CCGTCGGAACTGTCGGTTGTTGACGAGGAGGAGTAGGTGAGCAGCGTGGCGTCGGGTGCGACCCCGTAGTTGGGCGCGACCAGGAGGGATGCCATCAGTGTCGCGTGCCCCTTGGCCTCGGGAGAGGAGTTCGGAACGCAGGTACTCTTGTCGATGATGTTCGCGCCCTTGAGCTCCGGCGCACTGGTGTCGACGGTTCCGTCGATGAGGGCGATGGTCACGCCCTTGCCCGTGTACCCCTTCGCCCGAGCAGTATCAAGGTGGTAGTAGGAGAAGTACTCCTGCGTCGTAATCACATCCTCCGCACGCGCAGGAGCAGGCACCACAGCGAGAGCACCCGCAGCCAACACGGACGCGGAGAAGAGCGTGGTCAGGGCGCGCGCGGCGCGCCCCGCCCACCCCACACAAACGCGAGACAGGCGGGGCACACACACGCCGAGAATCTGCCGTGCCATCATCACTTGCGGTGGTACCTGGGGCTGGTGCCCAGGTGGATGGTGGCCTTAGTGTCCGGATCGCGCAGGAGGAACTCGTCTGTTCCCCTGTAGGCGTAGGAGGCATCGGCGGGGAGCTCGTCTGGGGCGATGAGTCCGTCGCCGTAGTCCTGGACCTCTTGGGCCGTCGGACTCGATCCCCCCTGCTTTTGGGCCAGGGGGTTTTCGTCGGGGTACTGGGAGGGATCGGTGTTCACCAACGCACTGGGGTTGATTGCCCCGTAGCCGGTGTACTTGTTCCATTCATGGTTGGGGTTCAGACCCGTGTGGGTCAGGACCTGCAGGATCTGGTTGGCGGTGGTGTCGGGCCACTTCTGACGCGCGAGCGCCAACATCCCAGAAGTGATCGCTGCGGCGTTTGACGTGCCGAAGGTGGTCTTGATCCGTCCCGTCTCGTAATCGCGGCCGGTGAAGGGTTCCCCGAATGCTGCGGTGGTCACGCCGTTGCCCCACGAGGAGTAGTCGGCGAAGGAACCGTCGGCAGCAATCGCGGAGACCCCGACCACGCCTGACCATCGGCTCAACTGGTTGGCGTTGTTGTCGGCGCCGGTGTTGCCCGCGGAGTTGACGATGATGACACCCCGGCTCATCGCTCGAGCAATCGCCCACTTGATGGCTTCATCGTCTTCACGTGCCGCTACGGAGATGGAGATGATCTGGGCGCCGTCGTCGATGGCCTGGTTGATAATCTGGTCGTAGGTATCAAGTCTGTTGCCACCGATATCGCATGATCCCGCAGACTTTGATTCGCTCGTGGATACCTGGTAGGTGAGCAGGGTCGCGTCGGGTGCGACGCCGTAGGCGGGTGCGACCAGGTAGGAGGCCATGGCGGTTCCGTGGCTTCTATCGTTCGGAACCGCCTCGATGGTGCAGCGGCTCTTATCCGTGATGTTGGCGCCCTTGAGTTCCGGCGCACTGGTGTCCACCGGTCCGTCGATGAGGGCGATGGTTACGCCCTTACCCGTGTACCCCTTCGCCCGGGCAGTATCCAGGTGGTAGTAGGAGAAGTACTCCTGCGTCGTAATCACATCCTCCGCACGCGCAGGAGCAGGCGCCACAGTGAGAGCACCCGCAGCCAACACGGACGCGGACAACACAGTGGTCAGGGCGCGCGCGGCGCGCCCCGCCCACCCCACACAAACGCGAGGCAAACGGGACGCGCCACCATCATGGTTCAGGTCCACATGGTTTGGGTTCACCATTGGCGAGGATCCCAACCATCATCAGCGCGCTTGGCCGGAGCAATATCCTTATCCGACCCATACGTCTGAGACATCGGATTCACATAACCCGCAGGCAGACCATCCTCATCCTCATCCTCAAACCTAAACGCCACATACTTACGCCGACGCGACTTCTTATCCTGCTTACCAGCACCCGCACCAGCACCAGCACCACCACCCATGAAGCCACCAGCACCAGCGCCACCACGACCAGCAGCACCCGCGGCGCCACCCGCGCCACCAGCACCCGTCGTCCCCGTCACACCAGAAGACCCAGCAGCACCAGAACCAGCCACACCATTAGCACCAGCAACACCAGCAGGCGGCTTATACGAGCCAAAACCCGACCCCGAATACGAGCCAACCTTCAAACCAGCAGCGCCCGCGCCACCGGCGCCCGTACTACCACTGATGCCACGCAACCCGGCAGCACCCGCGCCGCCCATGCCGCGCAGCCCGGCAGTACCCAGGCCGCCGGCGGAACCCAGGGAGCCCGACCCCATGCGGGCAGCGCCACGCAGGCCCAGGCCGCCCACACCCAGCACGCCCGCGCCGCCCAGGCGACCGGCCACAGACGAGTCAGACGACGCGGCGCCACCGTTGAGGCGCCACAACGGATGATCCACATCAGCCGGCGGAGCAGGCGTGTGACCGCCCACCACACCGTTACGATACGCAGTCCCATTAACCCGCGTATGCAACAAATCCGTCCCCATCAAATCCTGCGGATCCGTAATCGGATTCGTCCGAGACCCCACCTCACCATACGCAGGCTCCTGCGTTGGTAGCGCACCAGACGCAATCGTCCGATTACGCGCAGCAGCAGCATCAGCCTCACTCAACCACGGCTGATCAAACCCACCCGGATACGCACCCGACGACGGACTACGCCCCGCCTGACGACCATAACCATCGGAGGGGGAGTACCCCCAACCGGGATTGCTGCCACTACCGGGCCTAGTTCCTGAGCCGGAATCAGCACCCTGGCCATCGCCTCGTGAACCGTTTTCCGTATCGTTGCCCGGCCCCTTCGGAGAGGAGGGATCCGGATGATCGCCGCGCTTCATCCTGGTACCGAGCTTGGAGGTGAGGGAGTTGACCATGTTGAGCACGCGCTCGGCGGCGGCCTCGCGCTGGGCGTTGGCCTGAGCCTCGACCGCCTCGACGTAGGCCGCGCCTGTGGTGAAACGTGTGTTAATGGGGGAGACATTGATGCCACCGCCCGGCTGATCGGAAGGAACAGCCACGACCCAGCTGTCGCGCATAGCCTCGGTCTTGGAATCCAACAGATCCGGCGAGATCGTCTCGGCCTCACGCAGAGCTGACGCCATGACGTCTCTGCCCTGCTGGTAGGTGCTGTGTCCGCGCTCGTAGCGCGCCCGGTAGCCCTCAATGCGCCTGATCGACTGCTCGACCCAGTCGTTCATGGCGTTGCCGGTCTCGCCGGTAAAGCCGTGGCCCGCGCGGTAGGTCGTCAGGCGCTCGATGGCGTCCGCGAAGCCCTGCATGGTCTTCTTGTGGTCGGCGTTCCAGGCGTCGAGGCTCTGGTTGGCCTTGGCGGCCTCCATGAACACCTTGAGGCGCTCGTAGTTCGGTGACGAAACCATGTCAGTATCCTTTCTTTAGCGGCTCTCAGAAGTCGTCGGGGGCAGAAGTGGCAGCCGGAGCGTTCCTCGTGCCCTCGGTCTCCCCGCCGGATGCGACGCCGGCCGCGGCACCGGCTGCGGCGCCCGTCGCGGCGCCCGCCGCCACGCTACCGCCAAGGAAGCCGCTTGCCGCCGCGAGGGCCGCGTTCAGGGCGGAAGCCTCCTGCGAGTTGTTCACCCGCGCCAGAGCGTGCGCCACGGCGCCCTTCTGCGCGCTTTCGTCCATCGATCCGCGAATGTTGTGGACCGCGTCCGCGTTCTCCGAATCGGTGCGGGTGTGGGACTCCATCGCGTTGCGCATCTCGGTCTCGAACCGGCCGATCAGGTCATTCTCCTTCGACAGGATGTCCGAGATCGCGCTGAACATGTCGCTGGAGCGGTGCCCGAACGTGGACGGGCCGCGCTCGCTGCCCCACACGCTTGACGTCTGAGCCGAGCTGAGGGCGTAGGAGGCCCTCGACGAGGTCTGGACGGCCTCCTGGCTCTCCTGCACCTTCGGGGCAACCTGGCCCTGCTTTTCACTGTCGTAGCTGACTCCGCCTTCGCCTGGCATTGTGTTCTCCTTGTTCTCGTGATGGGTTGTTCGGCGCGCACCGCGCCGCGACTACTTCGACACCTTAAAACGCCGCACCAACGGCTGAGCGGGCTGATCCGGCCCCTCAACCTTCAACGTCCACACATACGTCACATCGGAGCCGCTAGGCTCCACGTCCACCGTCCACGACGAGTAATACTCACAATCCTGCTCCACACACAGGTCATACGTATCCTGCCCCAAACGCCAATAATCCGTGGCCGACATCATCTTGTAGACCATGTCATCCTTATTTACAGCAACCTTGTTCTGCCCATCCAGCTTGAACTTCTGCCCCGAAATATCAGACGGATCCACACCCACCAACTGAGCACCCACCATCGCACTCAACGCCTGAGCCTTCGCCGCAATCTTCTGCTTCTCCGCACCCGACGCCGCATTAAACTGGCTCACCAGCTCCTGCTTCTGACCCTCCGGAATATTCTTCAGCCCACTGATGTCACCACCGCGACCACCACCAAGGCCCGGCACACACCCCGACAACGCCACAGCACCACACGCCACCAACGAAACCGCCGCCAACACACGACGCGACACAAGAGAAGACATCCTCAACTCCTACTTTCAAACTGGTCAATGATAAGCAAGTCCTGGGCCTCCCTGTCAAGGACGGTTCACATGGCGGGTGGGGTCCACGTCAGCTGCGCGGCAACCACCCCGAGGTCGCGGTGGATGACCTGCGCGCGGCCCGGGACGGCGCGTCTGGGCTTCACGCCGTTGATGATCGCGCCCTCCTTCGGATTACCCGACAGGAGGATGCCGGTCACAGCCAGGTCGCCCATCATCTGTATAACCTTCTCGTAGGCCGCGCGCGACGCGCCACCCATGCGGCGGGTGATGATCACGTGCAGGCCGATGTCGCCCGCCTGCGGGAGCAGGTCGATGAGCTCCATGAGCGGGTTGCCCGACGTGGTGGCCACCAGGTCGTAGTCGTCGACCAGGATCCACACCTCCGGACCCGACCACCACGTGCGTTCGCGGATCTGCTCCGCGGTCACGTCCGAGCCGGGCAGGCGCGTGCGCATGAACTTCGCCAGGTCCCGCAGCTGCCCGATGGCCTCCTGGTGGTTGGTCAGGTAGCGCAGCGAATAGTCCTCCGGGATGTCTCCCAGGAGCGAGCGGCGCATGTCCAGGGCCACGATCTTCGCCTCGTTGGGGGAGTACAGGCGCGTGATCTCCTGGATGATGGAGCGCAGGAACGCCGTCTTCCCGGTCTTCGCGTCGCCGAAGAGGTAGAGGTGAGACTCCGAGCGCGTGTTGAAGAGCAGGGGCCCGAGGCGCGACTCCTCCAGGCCGAGGATCATGTCCCCGCCGCCGCGCGGCAGAATCTGCTGCTCCGGAAGCTGTGCGAGGATCTCCTGGCCCGTGATGCGCTCGGGCAGCAGGCGCAGCTTCGGCCCCTCCCCGGCCACCAGGCACTCGCGGATCTTCTTCACCGTGTAGGCCACGCCCTGCGACACGGTCGTCGGATCCTGCTCCTCGTCCGCGCGGGGCAGGCCGATCATCATCTCGTGCCCAACCATGTCGATGCCTCGACCCGGGCGCCCCTTCGGGATGCGGGCCGCGCCCTCGCGGTTGACGATCGACTCCTTCGGATTCGCCGTGTGCAGCTCCAGGCGCGACCCGAAGATGTCCTGAGCCTCCGAACGAATGTCCATCCAGCGCGCAGCGGCAATCACCAGGTGAACGCCCAGCGACAGGCCTCGGCTCATCATCGTCGTCACCTCTTTGTCGAGGCTGTCGAACTCCGAGCGCAGCGCGCCCCAGCCGTCGACCACCAGGAACACGTCGCCGTAGCCGTCGTCGTAGCGGCCCTCCAGGCGCCCGCGCCGGTAGGTGTCCATCGAATCGATGCCGTTGTGGCGGAAGTAGCGCTCGCGGTCATCCATGATGGAGGCGATCTCGGCGAGCATACGCGTGCGCACCTCGGGGGTGTCGCGCGTCGCGATGCCGGCCACGTGCGGCGCGCCGTCGAAGCCCGCGAACGTGCCGCCACCGAAGTCCATCACGTAGAACTGGACCTCCTGCGGCGTGTAGGTCAGCGACAGGGCCTGCACGATCGTGCGCAGCGCCGTCGACTTACCCGTCTGAGGGCCGCCGACGAGCGCGAAGTTACCGCCCGCCCCCGACAGGTCCAAGACCAGGGTTTCGCGCCGCTGCTCCAGCGGCAGGTCGACCGTGCCCAGCGGGACGCGCAGCGTCCCCGACTCACGCCACGCGCGAGACACGAAACCCAGGTCCGGGTCGGCGCGCAGGTCCGGCATGAGGGTCGCAAAGGTGTCCGGAACCTCCAGGGGAGGCAGCCACACCTGGTGAGCGGGGTAGCCCTTGCCCTTCATCTTCGCCACGGCGATGTCCATCTCGGACATGTCCGCCCACTCCTCGTCACCGGCCAGGACCACCTCCTGGTTCTGGTCGACCTCCTCCTTGTCCTCACCCAGGGAGTCGGCGCGCGTGATCACGGGAGCCACCGTGAACGGCAGAATCTCGATCGGGGCGCTCGGGGCGCCCGCCGTTGAGGCCTCGGACAGGGAGGCCAAGGTGCGGGCGGGCGGAGGAGCGGCCACGTAGGACGCGCGGAAGCGAACCAGGCCGTCTCCACCGGCCTTGAGGTAACCCGAACCGGGCAGGGGAGGAAGCTTCGCGGCGTCCGGAATACCCAGGACCTCGCGCGAATCGTTCTCCGTGAACGTCTTCAGGGCGACGCGGTAGGACAGGTGCGACTCCAGGCCGCGCGCCTTACCCAGATCCATCTTCTGCGAGGCCAGCAGCAGGTGAACCGACAGCGAACGGCCCAGACGGCCGATCATGATGAAGACCTCGCCGAACTCCGGCTTGGCCACCAGCATTTCCGTGAACTCGTCCAGGACGATGAACAGGGCGGGCAGCGGCGGGAACTCGTGCTTGCCCGCCAGGCGGTCGGCCTCGTAGTCGCTCACGTTCGCGTAGTTGCCCGCCTGGCGCAGCATCTCCTGGCGGCGAACCATCTCGCCCTGCAGCGCGTCCTGCATGCGGTCAACCAGGGACAGCTCCGACTCCAGGTTCGAAATCATGGCCGACACGTGGGGCAGGTCCGCCATGCCCGCGAAGGTCGCGCCACCCTTGAAGTCGACGAGCACCAGGTTCAGCTGCTCGGGCGAGTGGGTCAGCGCCAGCGCCAGCACCAGCGTGCGCAACACCTCGGACTTACCCGAACCGGTCGCGCCGATCAGCAGGCCGTGGGGGCCCATGCCCTGCTGGGCGGATTCCTTGATGTCCAGGACGACGGGCTTGCCCTCGGGGGTCACCGCGAAGGGGGCGGCCAGGCGCTCGCGGCCCTCGCGGCGACGCCACTGCTTCTCGGGGTCGAAATCGCGGATGTCGCCGATGCCCACCAGCTCCATGAGGTCCTTCTGGCGGGACTCGTCCGAGCGGCCCACCGGCGTGTCGGCCTCCTCCAGGCTCTGCTGGGTCGCAAATGGCGTCATCCGGCGGGCAATCGCCTCCGCCTGGACCGCCGACAGTCGGTCCGCGTGCGCGCTCTCGGGAACCGAGTCCATGGTGACCACGTCGACCACGTCGGAGCCGTTTCGGTCCGCGCTGGGGTGGATGACCAGGCGCAGCGTCGTGTGCGAGGTCATCGGGGTCCACTCGCGCGCGCGGCTCATGATCGTCACGCCGCGAACGCCCGAGGGGGAGGCCAGCGGCGAGGAGGAGGGGAACTCGGCCCCGTCGCACACCAGCAGCAGGTGAGGCCACTCCGGCATGTCGTCCGTGAAGCGGAAGGGACCCCTCATCGGGATGTCCGGGCCGATCATCTCGGCAAGCTCTGCGGGATCCGTGGAGATCATGCGGCCCGGACCCACCGCGTCGCGCACGAAGGAGGAGCGCGCCTGAGGCATCCACTTGACCCACTCCCAGTCGCCCAGCCGATCGGCCGAACACAGGACCGCGATCTTGAGCTTCGACGGCTCGATGAAGCACGCCAGGTGCATCATGATGGCGCGCATCTCGTCGTAGACGGACTCGCCCTCACCCGCGACCTCAATGTGGCTGAAGTCGCCCAGGTACAGGAACATGCCGACGTTATCCGTGTGGTCATGAACCCCGATGAAGCGGTCCATCGCAGACAGACACACGACGTCCATCTCGGTCATCGGGTCGATCGGCGGACGGTTGAACGTCAAGCCGAGGGGCTGGGTGCCGCTGCCGTAGCGGAACGCCAGCAGGTCGTAGGTGTTGCCCTCGCGCGACCATAGGCGCGAGCCGTTGGCCGCCAGCGTCACCAGCGCGTCCGGGTCCGGGTACACCCAGTTGTAGTAGGCGCGCTGCTTCTTGGCGACCTTGCGCACGGCCTCGCGGGTCTCCGCCAGGTACGACAGGTACTCGCGGCGCTGGGTCACCACGCGCGTGCGGTACTGGGAGAACTGGCGGTACATGTTGAAGCCGACCATGCCCAGCATCGCCACGAGCATGCCGCCGCCCATCAGCAGCATGCGCGGGTTGGACTGCTGCTGTTGCTGCTGCAAGGCCATGAAGATCATGACGCCGGTCGAACCCAGCATCGGGATGACCATCATCAAGACGTTGCCGATCGACGCGGGCTCGGCTTTCTCCGGCGGAATCTGGAGGTCAAGGGTGCCCGAGGGCTGCTCTGGAACCTTGGCGATGCGCCTCTTTTTGCGTGTAACCATCAGGTCTCCTCGCGCTGCGCGCGTACGTGTTCGATGCGACTGCCCCCAGTGTAGCGGAGTGGACTTCCAAGTTTTAACCGACGGTTAGCCTCGGTGCACTACACTGGGCACTGTTGTTTCCCTGAGATCGGAGGTCCGATGAGCGCACCCATGGTGTCCGTGACCGTAATCGACCAGGATGGCGCCTCCGATTTCGCCGCCCCCCAAGGGACCACGGTCGCCGGGCTGTGTGCCATGTTGGCCATCGACCTGACCATTCCGTCGGTCCGCCTCACCCATGCGGACGGGCGCCCCCTCGACGGCGCGGCCGTCCTCGGCAGGGAGCTTCCCTCCGGGTCCGCCATCGCCCTGTCCAGCCGTGTCCTCTCCGCCCAGCAGGCCAACGAGGCCTCCGCCCGTCACGAGAACCAGTGGCTCTCCCCGGTCCTCGCCCTCGTCGGCATCTGCTTCCTCCTCGTCGGCGCGATCACCTCGCTGTGCCTCATGCCCCTCGTCGCGGACGCGACCCTCCGGGGGTTCAAGTACCCCGAGGACGGCCCGATGTGGGCGATCATCCTCGCCGGGATCCCCGTCTGGCTGCGGATCCTGTGCTCCCTCCTGTGCTGCGCGGGGGCCCTCGTTCCCCTCTTCGCCTCCCGCCTCGTGCGCTCGCGGCCGGCGATGCTCCTCCTGATGCCCGCGCTCGCCGGATACAGCGCCATCGGCCTCGTATCCGGCGCGGGCGTGCACGCCCTCGAGGTCGCCCCCGTCGTCGCCGTCTGGGTGGCCCTCATCGCCGCGGTCGCCGTCGCCTCGCTGACGGGCACCCCCGCAGCGGTCAGCGCGATCCTCGTCTGGGTCGGGGCCGTCGCGCTCGTCACGGTCGGCGCATACCCGGTTTTCCACCTCGTGAACGTCGCTCCCCTCGCGGTCGTCGTCGGGATCCTCCTGTTCCTCATGGCTCCCAGGCTCGCGCTGCGCGTGCCCGACAACCAGCTCGTCGATGCCTCCTCCGTCCTCACGATCCCCGTGCGCATCCGTGAGGAGCCCGCGCAGACCCCCAGCCCGGTGACGGGCGGACGCATGGCGACCGCCCTGGGCCACACGGACGCCCGAAATGCCCTGATCGTCACGGCCTCGACCCTGTTCGTCCTGGTGGGCGGCGTCCCCCTAGCCCTGTCCGTCACCCCCACCATCGACGTGGGCCGGGGCATCGGCGGATTCGTCCTGGTGATCGCCGCCATCATCACCTTACTCACCTCCCCGCGCGCCACCCGCAACCACCTGGGCCGGATTCTGCCGCGCCTCAGCGCCGCGGGGCTGGCCGCGGCCTTCCTCCTGGGGGCCTGGGTCCAGTCCTGGACCGGCCACATCGGCCTCTACCCCCTGCTCCCGGTGTGCGTCCTCATCGTCGTCGGTGTCTCCGTCGCCGCCGGAGTCGCCCTGTATGAGCCGAAGGGGCACGCGGCCCTCGCGGGAACCATCCTCGATTTCGTCCAGACCTTCTGTACCTTTCTTCTCCTTCCCGCGGCGTTCATGGCCTCGGG
Proteins encoded:
- a CDS encoding S8 family peptidase, whose amino-acid sequence is MVNPNHVDLNHDGGASRLPRVCVGWAGRAARALTTVLSASVLAAGALTVAPAPARAEDVITTQEYFSYYHLDTARAKGYTGKGVTIALIDGPVDTSAPELKGANITDKSRCTIEAVPNDRSHGTAMASYLVAPAYGVAPDATLLTYQVSTSESKSAGSCDIGGNRLDTYDQIINQAIDDGAQIISISVAAREDDEAIKWAIARAMSRGVIIVNSAGNTGADNNANQLSRWSGVVGVSAIAADGSFADYSSWGNGVTTAAFGEPFTGRDYETGRIKTTFGTSNAAAITSGMLALARQKWPDTTANQILQVLTHTGLNPNHEWNKYTGYGAINPSALVNTDPSQYPDENPLAQKQGGSSPTAQEVQDYGDGLIAPDELPADASYAYRGTDEFLLRDPDTKATIHLGTSPRYHRK
- the eccCa gene encoding type VII secretion protein EccCa: MVTRKKRRIAKVPEQPSGTLDLQIPPEKAEPASIGNVLMMVIPMLGSTGVMIFMALQQQQQQSNPRMLLMGGGMLVAMLGMVGFNMYRQFSQYRTRVVTQRREYLSYLAETREAVRKVAKKQRAYYNWVYPDPDALVTLAANGSRLWSREGNTYDLLAFRYGSGTQPLGLTFNRPPIDPMTEMDVVCLSAMDRFIGVHDHTDNVGMFLYLGDFSHIEVAGEGESVYDEMRAIMMHLACFIEPSKLKIAVLCSADRLGDWEWVKWMPQARSSFVRDAVGPGRMISTDPAELAEMIGPDIPMRGPFRFTDDMPEWPHLLLVCDGAEFPSSSPLASPSGVRGVTIMSRAREWTPMTSHTTLRLVIHPSADRNGSDVVDVVTMDSVPESAHADRLSAVQAEAIARRMTPFATQQSLEEADTPVGRSDESRQKDLMELVGIGDIRDFDPEKQWRRREGRERLAAPFAVTPEGKPVVLDIKESAQQGMGPHGLLIGATGSGKSEVLRTLVLALALTHSPEQLNLVLVDFKGGATFAGMADLPHVSAMISNLESELSLVDRMQDALQGEMVRRQEMLRQAGNYANVSDYEADRLAGKHEFPPLPALFIVLDEFTEMLVAKPEFGEVFIMIGRLGRSLSVHLLLASQKMDLGKARGLESHLSYRVALKTFTENDSREVLGIPDAAKLPPLPGSGYLKAGGDGLVRFRASYVAAPPPARTLASLSEASTAGAPSAPIEILPFTVAPVITRADSLGEDKEEVDQNQEVVLAGDEEWADMSEMDIAVAKMKGKGYPAHQVWLPPLEVPDTFATLMPDLRADPDLGFVSRAWRESGTLRVPLGTVDLPLEQRRETLVLDLSGAGGNFALVGGPQTGKSTALRTIVQALSLTYTPQEVQFYVMDFGGGTFAGFDGAPHVAGIATRDTPEVRTRMLAEIASIMDDRERYFRHNGIDSMDTYRRGRLEGRYDDGYGDVFLVVDGWGALRSEFDSLDKEVTTMMSRGLSLGVHLVIAAARWMDIRSEAQDIFGSRLELHTANPKESIVNREGAARIPKGRPGRGIDMVGHEMMIGLPRADEEQDPTTVSQGVAYTVKKIRECLVAGEGPKLRLLPERITGQEILAQLPEQQILPRGGGDMILGLEESRLGPLLFNTRSESHLYLFGDAKTGKTAFLRSIIQEITRLYSPNEAKIVALDMRRSLLGDIPEDYSLRYLTNHQEAIGQLRDLAKFMRTRLPGSDVTAEQIRERTWWSGPEVWILVDDYDLVATTSGNPLMELIDLLPQAGDIGLHVIITRRMGGASRAAYEKVIQMMGDLAVTGILLSGNPKEGAIINGVKPRRAVPGRAQVIHRDLGVVAAQLTWTPPAM